In Musa acuminata AAA Group cultivar baxijiao chromosome BXJ2-3, Cavendish_Baxijiao_AAA, whole genome shotgun sequence, the following proteins share a genomic window:
- the LOC135607252 gene encoding subtilisin-like protease SBT3.5, with protein sequence MGYQHLLSSMLLLLILSSFIQMAALGRTPSSTKLLYIVYMGERQHEDPDLVTASHHHMLSSVLGSKEEAVSSIVYSYKHGFSGFAAMLTESQADKIAEMPEVISVNPSRSVPLLTTRSWDYLDLGFEQPQPTGLLARGNFGDGIIIGVVDTGIWPESRSFDDHGYGPVPSRWKGTCEVGQNFTVDHCNRKIIGARWYAGGVDPSLIEGGYQSPRDSEGHGTHTASTAAGSLVSDASFHGLGAGTARGGAPRARLAIYKVCWAEAGCRDAAVLKAIDDAIHDGVDILSLSLGRLLHPIFPSIHAVAKGITVIFSGGNDGPVTQTIANDLPWAITVAASTIDRSFPTLLTLGDNRTVVGQSILYESTDGGFEELADGGSCSRDDLNSSDVVGKIVLCYQLAIASSSPPKRHFPRAAYNVQEAGGKGIIFAQYSANILDFIDVICNGTVCVFVDYEIGKQITDYVTNTRSPLVKVSLTQDMVGSGVMSPRVAAFSSRGPSILFPDLVKPDITAPGFLILAAVKDSYKFESGTSMSCPHVSGVAALLKAAHPQWSPAAIKSALVTTAHTANAYGFPIEAEGVPRKHADPFDFGGGHIDPNKAVDPGLIYDVDPEDYFKFFNCIYGPSTTCDLVDSRLYHLNLPSISIPDLKKTPLTVRRTVTNVGDTDSIYRAMGESPPGVNMVVEPSLLQFNASTTTHTFAVTFTPLQMVQGDFNFGSLTWIDDGKHAVRIPIAVRVIIHDSFSDTS encoded by the exons ATGGGTTACCAGCATCTTCTATCCTCTATGCTTCTACTTCTCATCCTTTCAAGCTTCATCCAAATGGCAGCACTTGGACGTACACCATCATCGACCAAG CTTCTGTACATAGTGTACATGGGAGAGAGGCAACACGAAGATCCAGACCTCGTGACTGCGTCGCACCATCATATGCTGTCTTCCGTACTGGGGAG CAAGGAGGAAGCCGTGAGTTCAATTGTCTACAGCTATAAGCATGGCTTCTCGGGCTTTGCAGCCATGCTTACAGAATCTCAAGCAGACAAAATTGCAG AAATGCCGGAAGTGATCAGTGTCAATCCAAGCCGCAGCGTTCCACTGCTTACTACGCGAAGCTGGGACTACCTTGATCTTGGTTTTGAACAACCCCAACCCACAGGACTACTTGCAAGAGGCAACTTCGGCGATGGGATCATCATCGGCGTCGTCGACACAG GCATTTGGCCGGAATCGAGAAGCTTCGACGACCATGGTTACGGCCCCGTCCCATCCCGTTGGAAAGGAACGTGTGAAGTAGGTCAAAACTTCACCGTCGACCACTGCAACCGCAAGATCATCGGTGCAAGATGGTACGCCGGAGGCGTCGACCCTTCTCTCATCGAAGGAGGCTACCAGTCTCCCCGGGATTCCGAGGGCCACGGAACGCACACGGCTTCCACGGCTGCAGGCTCGTTAGTGAGTGATGCGAGCTTCCATGGTCTGGGCGCCGGCACAGCGAGAGGAGGAGCTCCTCGTGCCCGGCTAGCAATCTACAAGGTATGCTGGGCAGAAGCAGGGTGTCGCGACGCTGCTGTGCTGAAGGCGATAGATGATGCTATCCATGATGGTGTGGACATCTTATCACTCTCACTTGGGCGCTTACTTCACCCAATCTTTCCTTCCATACATGCGGTAGCAAAGGGGATAACTGTGATCTTCTCTGGAGGCAATGATGGTCCCGTCACCCAGACCATTGCTAATGACCTGCCGTGGGCGATCACGGTGGCAGCCAGCACCATTGATCGCTCGTTTCCTACCCTCCTAACCCTCGGAGACAACCGAACCGTGGTG GGACAATCCATCCTCTATGAATCCACCGATGGAGGATTCGAAGAGCTAGCAGATGGTGGGAG CTGCTCGCGGGACGATCTGAATTCGAGTGATGTAGTCGGAAAGATTGTGCTCTGTTACCAGCTTGCCATCGCCTCAAGCTCACCACCCAAGCGACACTTTCCACGGGCTGCCTATAATGTTCAGGAAGCTGGAGGGAAGGGCATTATCTTTGCACAGTACTCCGCCAACATCCTCGACTTCATCGACGTTATTTGCAACGGCACCGTATGCGTCTTTGTTGATTACGAGATCGGCAAACAAATAACAGATTATGTAACGAATACAAG ATCCCCCCTGGTGAAGGTGAGCCTAACGCAGGATATGGTCGGGAGTGGAGTAATGTCTCCCAGGGTCGCAGCTTTCTCGTCGAGAGGGCCGAGTAtattgttcccagatctagtcaaG CCCGATATCACAGCTCCCGGATTCCTTATCCTGGCCGCAGTGAAAGATTCCTATAAGTTTGAGTCTGGAACATCGATGTCTTGTCCCCATGTCTCTGGCGTAGCAGCTCTTCTTAAAGCAGCACATCCCCAGTGGTCTCCTGCTGCCATCAAATCAGCACTCGTCACAACTG CTCATACGGCCAATGCATACGGCTTCCCCATAGAAGCAGAGGGAGTTCCTCGAAAGCACGCTGATCCTTTCGACTTTGGCGGCGGTCACATCGATCCTAACAAAGCCGTTGATCCCGGGCTTATTTATGACGTCGATCCCGAAGACTACTTCAAGTTCTTCAACTGCATTTACGGTCCGTCGACCACTTGTGACTTGGTGGACAGTCGGCTGTATCACTTGAATCTGCCCTCCATCTCCATTCCCGACCTGAAGAAGACACCACTAACGGTGCGGAGAACCGTGACCAATGTGGGGGACACGGATTCCATTTACAGGGCAATGGGGGAGTCTCCTCCGGGTGTCAACATGGTGGTCGAGCCTTCTCTTCTTCAATTCAATGCTTCCACGACGACGCACACCTTTGCGGTGACGTTCACGCCGCTTCAGATGGTGCAAGGGGACTTCAACTTCGGAAGCTTGACATGGATTGATGATGGGAAGCACGCAGTAAGAATTCCTATCGCAGTTCGAGTGATCATTCATGATTCCTTCTCTGATACCTCCTAA